The Changchengzhania lutea genomic sequence CCAGTAGTAGATCCCTTATCTGCAAAACAGTTAAAAGCGTTAGAAGATAATTCAAACGAATATGGCATTAGCCATTGGGGTTTGGGCCATCAAAAAAATGGGATAGTCCATGTTGTTGGCCCTGAAAATGGAATTACTTTTCCTGGTGCCACCATAGTTTGTGGTGATTCACACACCTCTACGCATGGTGCGTTTGGAGCTATTGCCTTTGGTATTGGGACTTCTGAGGTTGAAATGGTTTTGGCTACACAATGTATCATGCAGCCCAAACCTAAAAAAATGCGCATTAATGTCAACGGCCTTTTAGGAAAAGGTGTGACGTCAAAAGACGTTGCTTTATATATCATATCGAAGCTTTCGACATCTGGTGCTACTGGCTATTTTGTTGAATATGCTGGAAATGTATTTGAAAACATGAGTATGGAAGGCCGGATGACAGTTTGTAACCTCTCTATCGAGATGGGCGCACGTGGAGGCATGATCGCTCCAGACGAAACTACCTTTAATTACTTAAAAGGACGTCCGTTATCGCTAACTGGTGAAGCTTGGGATAAAGCGGTGGTATATTGGTCTACTCTAAAGACTGATAAAGATGCAACATTTGATAAAGAGCTACATTTTGACGCCAGCGATATTGAACCAATGATTACTTACGGTACAAATCCAGGCATGGGTATGGGCATTTCTAAAAATATTCCTGAAGCAGGGAAAGCTAAAGGAGGTGAAGCTACTTACAAAAAATCATTGGATTACATGGGCTATCATGAAAATGACAGCATGATTGGCAAACAAGTGGATTATGTATTTTTAGGCAGCTGTACCAATGGGAGAATTGAAGATTTTAGAGCCTTTGCATCCATTGTTAAAGGGAAGAAAAAAGCGGATAATGTGACAGCTTGGTTGGTTCCAGGGTCTCATGAAGTAGAAGCAAAAATTATAGAAGAAGGTATTTTAG encodes the following:
- the leuC gene encoding 3-isopropylmalate dehydratase large subunit produces the protein MSHTLFDKVWDAHVVKKIEDGPDVFFIDRHFIHEVTSPVAFLGLKSRGLGVLYPERTFATADHNTPTINQHLPVVDPLSAKQLKALEDNSNEYGISHWGLGHQKNGIVHVVGPENGITFPGATIVCGDSHTSTHGAFGAIAFGIGTSEVEMVLATQCIMQPKPKKMRINVNGLLGKGVTSKDVALYIISKLSTSGATGYFVEYAGNVFENMSMEGRMTVCNLSIEMGARGGMIAPDETTFNYLKGRPLSLTGEAWDKAVVYWSTLKTDKDATFDKELHFDASDIEPMITYGTNPGMGMGISKNIPEAGKAKGGEATYKKSLDYMGYHENDSMIGKQVDYVFLGSCTNGRIEDFRAFASIVKGKKKADNVTAWLVPGSHEVEAKIIEEGILDIITEAGFALRQPGCSACLAMNDDKVPAGKYAVSTSNRNFEGRQGPGSRTLLASPLVAAAAAVTGVVTDPRDLL